A genomic segment from Oncorhynchus clarkii lewisi isolate Uvic-CL-2024 chromosome 12, UVic_Ocla_1.0, whole genome shotgun sequence encodes:
- the LOC139423072 gene encoding matrix metallopeptidase 30, translating to MGRSVFTVLQTVAAFAICIAAPTTSQDVTLSSEDLQARAKAYLSQFYSVAGSTNSIMSRRVMDTPVDSFERDLRSMQDFFGLEVTGRLDSNTLEVMAKPRCGVTDVARYGHFQGKPRWKQSIVTYRITEYTHDLSRREVDSTIAQAFKLYSDIIPLDFKQIYSDTADIMILFGAKYHGDFYPFDGPNGVLAHANSPGEGEGGDTHFDEDESWTLSQRGINLLLVAAHEFGHALGLAHSRDSSALMYPTYHFVNTKGYRLPADDRRGVQALYGVRTTPGQPEPTRHKPKPKPKPEPRPNPPERCNRNLVFDAASTIRNELYFFKDGYYWKKSGYWNGVMTKTVKGTWPSISHVDAAYEYKGQDIALLFEGRRYWGTRGLTVLSGYPKSIYNFGFPSYVTKIDSAVHVASTGKTLFFVRNKYWSFNERMSTMDRGYPRSISQDFHGIGRKVDAAFENHGYLYFSDGPRQTEYHYPSKKVNRVLLNYGWLDCY from the exons ATGGGAAGATCAGTGTTTACCGTGTTACAGACAGTGGCTGCTTTTGCAATTTGTATAGCAGCCCCTACTACAAGTCAAGATGTCACTCTGTCTTCAGAAGACCTGCAGGCCAGAGCTAAG GCCTATCTATCCCAGTTTTACTCGGTTGCTGGCTCCACCAACTCCATCATGTCCAGGCGAGTGATGGACACCCCAGTGGACTCATTTGAGAGAGACCTGAGGAGCATGCAGGACTTCTTTGGGCTGGAGGTGACAGGCAGGCTGGACTCAAACACCCTGGAGGTGATGGCCAAGCCCCGATGTGGGGTCACAGACGTGGCCCGCTACGGACACTTCCAGGGCAAGCCCCGCTGGAAGCAGAGCATCGTCACTTACAG AATTACTGAGTACACGCATGACCTGAGTCGGCGTGAGGTGGACTCCACCATCGCCCAGGCCTTCAAGCTCTACAGCGACATCATCCCACTGGACTTCAAGCAGATCTACAGTGACACCGCTGACATCATGATCCTGTTTGGAGCCAAAT ACCACGGTGACTTCTACCCCTTCGATGGGCCGAATGGTGTCTTGGCCCATGCAAACTCTCCAGGAGAAGGCGAAGGTGGTGACACACACTTTGATGAAGATGAGTCTTGGACTCTGAGCCAGAGAG GGATAAACCTGCTTCTGGTGGCGGCCCATGAGTTTGGCCATGCTCTTGGATTGGCCCACTCACGAGACAGCTCAGCTCTGATGTACCCCACATATCACTTTGTGAACACAAAAGGATACAGGCTACCTGCAGACGACAGGCGGGGAGTACAGGCCTTGTACG GTGTCCGGACAACACCAGGTCAGCCGGAACCAACAAGACACAAGCCTAAACCAAAGCCCAAACCAGAACCTAGACCAAACCCTCCAGAAAGATGCAACAGGAACCTTGTCTTTGATGCTGCCAGTACCATTCGGAATGAGCTGTACTTCTTCAAAGATGG GTATTACTGGAAGAAGAGTGGCTATTGGAATGGAGTAATGACGAAGACAGTGAAGGGAACCTGGCCTAGCATTAGCCATGTTGATGCTGCATATGAATACAAGGGTCAAGACATCGCCTTACTATTTGAAG GAAGAAGGTACTGGGGCACCAGAGGCCTTACTGTCCTATCAGGTTATCCCAAATCCATCTACAACTTTGGCTTCCCCTCATACGTAACCAAGATAGACTCTGCAGTTCATGTGGCATCCACAGGGAAAACCCTTTTCTTTGTGAGAAACAAATACTGGAG CTTCAATGAAAGGATGAGCACAATGGACCGTGGCTACCCCAGAAGCATCTCCCAGGATTTCCATGGTATTGGCAGGAAAGTTGATGCTGCTTTTGAAAACCATG GTTACCTGTACTTTTCAGATGGCCCCAGGCAAACCGAATACCACTATCCATCAAAGAAGGTGAACCGTGTCTTGTTGAACTATGGATGGCTGGACTGCTACTAA